In Pseudonocardia sp. C8, one genomic interval encodes:
- the ilvN gene encoding acetolactate synthase small subunit produces the protein MSELHTLSVLVEDKPGVLARVAGLFSRRGFNINSLAVGPTEHPDVSRMTIVVEVDELPMEQVTKQLNKLINVIKIVELEPGTSVQRELLLVKVRADATVRSQVLETVQMFRAKVVDVSPEAVTIEATGTADKLNALLRMLEPYGIREMVQSGMVAVGRGPRSITAAAVR, from the coding sequence GTGAGCGAGCTGCACACCCTCTCGGTCCTGGTCGAGGACAAGCCGGGTGTCCTGGCCCGGGTCGCCGGGCTGTTCTCCCGCCGCGGATTCAACATCAACTCGCTGGCGGTCGGGCCCACCGAGCACCCCGACGTCTCCCGCATGACGATCGTCGTCGAGGTCGACGAGCTCCCGATGGAGCAGGTCACCAAGCAGCTCAACAAGCTCATCAACGTGATCAAGATCGTCGAGCTGGAGCCGGGGACGTCGGTCCAGCGCGAGCTGCTGCTGGTCAAGGTCCGGGCCGACGCCACCGTGCGCAGCCAGGTGCTGGAGACGGTGCAGATGTTCCGGGCCAAGGTCGTCGACGTCTCCCCGGAGGCCGTCACGATCGAGGCCACCGGCACCGCGGACAAACTGAACGCCCTGCTGCGGATGCTCGAGCCGTACGGGATCCGCGAGATGGTCCAGTCGGGGATGGTCGCCGTCGGGCGCGGCCCCCGCTCCATCACCGCCGCGGCCGTCCGCTAG